Within the Gordonia sp. KTR9 genome, the region CGATGTGCGCTGTTATCCTCTGCGCATAGCGGACCCCAATGCGCCCGGGAGGCACTGCCTTCCTGCGGTCCATGCGCACCACCCCATTGGAGGACTCAGTGCAACACCTATCTCAACCCGCACTAGCTCGGGTTGTCACGATCGCAAACGGCAAGGGTGGCGTCGGTAAGACGTCAACGGCGACAAATGTCGCTGGTTTGGCCGCTGCCGCCGGTTGGCACGTCCTGTTCATTGAGCTCGATCCGCAGGGCAACGCGGGACGCGACCTCGGCTACGAGATGGATGGGTCAGGCGACTCCGGACAACAGATCTTCGACGCGATCATGCAGGAGAAACCACTACGACCCAGTCTTGTCAACTACCGACCCAACTTGGACGTACTTCCAGGTGGGAGCGGACTCGACGATCTTGAAGCGATACTGATCGGTCGTTCTCAGCGTTCGCCAGGTTCACACAGGCAACTCGCAGATGCATTAAGCCCCATCGCAGATGATTACGACCTCATCATCATCGATACCCCACCTACACGACCCCATCTTCTACGGTTAGCGCTGGCTGCAACACGTTGGATCGTCATCCCGACGAAACCGGACGACTCGAGCATCGACGGCCTGCAAAAACTCGCTGACGAACTGGTTAGTGCCAGATCAACAAACCCCGACATCGAGGTCCTGGGCGCCGTGCTTTTCGGTATCGAGGCCGCTGCGAAAGCCATTCGTAGAGAGGCGCGGGCCAAGCTAGACGCAGCGCTCGGAGGAGTGGCCCCGCTGTTCAATTCCGTTGTGCGTCATAGCACCATGACCTCGGTTCAGGTACGGGAGAAGGGCTTGCTTGCCCACGAGCTGGCCGAGCAAGTCGACAACGCCGAGCCGTACTGGAAGGCCCTCAAGGAAGGCAGGCGGCCCGACCGTGTGCCAGGCACCGCGCCGTCTCTCGCAGAAGACTACGTCCTCCTCGCCCAGGAGATCCTCCAGGAGATCGACCGACGCGAGACCGAACAAGATTCCTCCGCGGAGCCGGCACACGAAGGAGCACCTGCCTGATGGCCACCGATCGCAAGCCTGTCACCGGTCTCGCGAGGACCGGTAGCGTCCCGGGGCCGCCGCCCCGTAGACCAACCACTCCTACAGCGGCACCGGCGGCGACCCCACCAGTACCCGACGGCCCAGCGCTACCGCACAATCGACCGCAACCGGCAGCGTCTACTCGGCCTGTCTCGCGAGGTGCCCGACGCCCGAAACGCGTCGAAACCCGCCCAGACGAGATGCTGGTGTCAGTCACCCTGTCGCTTCCCACGCCACTCTGCACAGCCACCAAGGCACACAACAAGCAGAACGAAACAACCATTGCCGGGACATTGATGGACGCGATTGTCGCCAATCACGACCGCTTGCCGGCGTTAGTAGAGAAGCTCAAACGCCAGCACCACGACGATGGGCTGTTCGTACGAATCGAAGCCAGACCAGAAGAAGAGCGATCTTCGCTGACGTTCCGGATGCTTGGTCGCAACCTGACTGTCATCGATCGCTTAGTTGTCGAAGTTGGTGCCGAGAATCGCTCGCAGCTGTGCAGGGCGGCTCTAGAAGCCCACCTCCAGTCTCAGTCGGTGGATTCGGAGTAAGCCGGTACACCCAATCCTCGGACGGTTCATCCCTGCCGGCTGGCGGTCCGCAGGCACGAGCTGCACACCCAAACCCGCGGCGTCCCTGCAGTCACGCGGGGGAGGGGTGATGGGTCCGCGCAACTAAACGCAGTTCGATAGGTGAGGGTCGCCGAAGGGCGTCTGATATCTGGGTTCGTATCAGAACGAAGCAACGGGCCCGCAGGGAATTGCCAATCCATACCGTTGCGGGCGAGCCTGGGACTCACCCGCTTCGACGGACGCGCAGAGAGCACGCCCTTTATTTTG harbors:
- a CDS encoding ParA family protein: MRTTPLEDSVQHLSQPALARVVTIANGKGGVGKTSTATNVAGLAAAAGWHVLFIELDPQGNAGRDLGYEMDGSGDSGQQIFDAIMQEKPLRPSLVNYRPNLDVLPGGSGLDDLEAILIGRSQRSPGSHRQLADALSPIADDYDLIIIDTPPTRPHLLRLALAATRWIVIPTKPDDSSIDGLQKLADELVSARSTNPDIEVLGAVLFGIEAAAKAIRREARAKLDAALGGVAPLFNSVVRHSTMTSVQVREKGLLAHELAEQVDNAEPYWKALKEGRRPDRVPGTAPSLAEDYVLLAQEILQEIDRRETEQDSSAEPAHEGAPA